ACGGGGCGCTGTAAAGTATAATGTTAAGAAAGTATAAGTAACTTAAGTTGCGATTTGCTTACGCCGTTGAAACATAACCCACCCCTAACCCCTCCGGGGAGGGGAATTATTTCCCGTTTATGTGGGACTCCACTCTTGGGAGGGGTTAGGGGTGGGTTTCCAGTTATCAGAAACCAATTAGTATCATATAGCGCAACTTGGGGTAAGTATAAGCTGCACGGCCTGTGGCCTGATGCCTTACGTCTTTCCTCCTTTGTCTAATCCATACTTCAATATTTGTTTGATTTAGCCCATGCAGCCGATTCCATACTTTCAGTTTAGAGACTTCCCGAGGGGTTTGGAGGCGCAGGTGCAGCAGGCGCTACTGGATGCTGTAGCGGGAAAGCAGTATGTGCTGGGGCCACAGGTGCAGGCTTTTGAAACAGAGTTTGCCGCATTTCTGGGAGCCGGAAACGCCATTGGCGTGGGCAACGGCTACGATGCGCTGGTTATACTTCTGAAAGCCTTGGGTGTGGGAGCAGGCGATGAAGTGGTGGTGCCGGCCAATACGTTTATCGCCACAGTGAATGCGGTGCTGCAGGTAGGGGCCATGCCTGTACTGGCTGAGCCGGATGTCCATACGTATAACTTCACTGCCGAAAGCGCTGCGCAATACATCACCCCCAAAACAAAAGCCATCATCGCCGTACACCTGTACGGGCAGGTGTGCGACATGGACGCACTGCAGCAACTGGCGCAGGAACGAAATGTTTTCTTATTGGAGGATGCTGCTCAGGCACACGGGGCCAGGTATAAAAATCAGTTCGCCGGAAGCTTCGGCCATGGCGCCGCCTTCAGCTTTTACCCAACCAAAAATCTAGGCGCTTTAGGCGATGCCGGCGCGGTTGTTTCTTCCCACATAGATATCGCTGACTTTGCGCGCAAGTACCGGAACTACGGCGAGGCGCAGAAGTATAGCTCGGAACAGGTGGGCATCAACTCGCGTTTGGATGAGTTGCAGGCGGCGGTGCTGCGGGTAAAACTCCGGCACCTGCAGGCCATGAACAGCGAGCGGCAGCGGCTGGCGGAGGTTTACCTCCAAAACTTAAGTCAAATCGGCGATCTTATACTTCCAGCTAGCGCCCCGCATTGTGGACATGTGTACCACATCTTCAACATCCGGACAAAGCACAGAAACGAACTGCAGGCGTGGCTGCGGAAGCAGGACGTTGCCACCGCCATCCATTACCCCTTGCCGGTGCACCTGCAGCCTGCCTATACTTCGCTCGGCTACCAACCCGGCGATTTTCCGGTGGCGGAAGAACTGGCCAGCACCAGCTTAAGTCTCCCGCTTTTCCCGGGGCTAACCAAACATGAGCAGCAGCGGGTAATAGCGGCAATCAAACAATTCTATAGTACGAAACACTAAGTATGGAGCAGCTGCCATTGGTCTCGATTATCTGCCTGTGCTACAACCATGCGCGCTTTCTGCGGCCTGCCCTGAATTCTGTTCTGGCCCAGACGTATCCCAACCTGGAAATTTTGATTGTGGACGACTGCAGCACCGATGGCAGCGTGCGCATTATTCAGGAATACCTGCAGGCTTACCCGCAGCTGCGCTTTATCAGCACCAAGTATAACCGAGGCAACACTACCGCTTTTAACATGGGCTGGCGGGGCAGCAGCGGCAGGTTTATACTTGATTTCGCTACCGACGATGTGCTGCTGCCCGAGCGGGTGGCACAGCAGGTGCAATTGTTTCAACAACTTGGCCCCAGCTATGGTGTTGTGTATTCTGATGCCGAATACATCTCCGACGACTCGGCGCATCTGTACTTTCACAGCCAGAAGCACCTCCCTGCGCTGGATGGCGATGTGTTTGCCGAGGTGCTGCGGCGCTACTTTATCTGCCCGCCCTCCATGCTGATTCGCCGGGAGGTGTTCGAGGAACTGGGCGGCTATGATGAAACACTCGCCTATGAGGATTTTGATTTCTGGGTACGGTCGGCGCGCAAGTATAAATATGCCTATTTGCCGGAGGTTACTACCCAGCGGCGGGTGCACAACCGCTCGCTTTCCAGTGGTTGGTACCAGAAAGGCAACCTTTTACTGGCCTCCACTGTTGTGGTGTGTAGGAAAGCGGCAACGCTGATCAAAACACAGGAAGAACGGGAAGCCCTGACTGTCCGCTTGAAGTATGAGGCGCGACATGCCTACCTCACCGGAAACCGGAAGGAGGCCGGGCAATTCTTGGAGATGTTGCAGCAAGTGGCCGGGAAGCAGGTTTTGTACCGTTTTATCGAAGTGTTAAACAAGTATAATATCGACCTGGGTTTCCTTAGAGAGTTATATTACCGCCTACGGCATAAGTCGTAACATCCTGCTTTGCTACCTGCCGTACCTATAATTTCAATTGTACGGTAAACAATAGCTGTAAAATCCGTAAACACTATTTTAAGGCCTAAAATCATGCCTATTAGGCTTTTTTAAGATCCAATTTATGGTTATAACAAACTATATATTGGATAATTAATTATATTTGG
Above is a window of Pontibacter akesuensis DNA encoding:
- a CDS encoding DegT/DnrJ/EryC1/StrS family aminotransferase: MQPIPYFQFRDFPRGLEAQVQQALLDAVAGKQYVLGPQVQAFETEFAAFLGAGNAIGVGNGYDALVILLKALGVGAGDEVVVPANTFIATVNAVLQVGAMPVLAEPDVHTYNFTAESAAQYITPKTKAIIAVHLYGQVCDMDALQQLAQERNVFLLEDAAQAHGARYKNQFAGSFGHGAAFSFYPTKNLGALGDAGAVVSSHIDIADFARKYRNYGEAQKYSSEQVGINSRLDELQAAVLRVKLRHLQAMNSERQRLAEVYLQNLSQIGDLILPASAPHCGHVYHIFNIRTKHRNELQAWLRKQDVATAIHYPLPVHLQPAYTSLGYQPGDFPVAEELASTSLSLPLFPGLTKHEQQRVIAAIKQFYSTKH
- a CDS encoding glycosyltransferase; the protein is MEQLPLVSIICLCYNHARFLRPALNSVLAQTYPNLEILIVDDCSTDGSVRIIQEYLQAYPQLRFISTKYNRGNTTAFNMGWRGSSGRFILDFATDDVLLPERVAQQVQLFQQLGPSYGVVYSDAEYISDDSAHLYFHSQKHLPALDGDVFAEVLRRYFICPPSMLIRREVFEELGGYDETLAYEDFDFWVRSARKYKYAYLPEVTTQRRVHNRSLSSGWYQKGNLLLASTVVVCRKAATLIKTQEEREALTVRLKYEARHAYLTGNRKEAGQFLEMLQQVAGKQVLYRFIEVLNKYNIDLGFLRELYYRLRHKS